The following coding sequences lie in one Stenotrophomonas rhizophila genomic window:
- a CDS encoding sensor histidine kinase: MALAFSDEIWDRWRLPALALAAAAIIVVPWVTLRKLSDDNVQAMRWVTHTQDVGVAVYQLQADVRDVESAALTMSKGIDAPGLRERLGQSKDIPLRLQTLAELTRDNPEQLVRIGRIQSMVERRMEVAKQLAKASPNSDQRELVQDLTTRYPIRGLIEELQASEEKLLAQRTATFQKQQRQGEFVSWTALAIQLALLGLVLWLLYRQAGHRAAAERASQRSAARAASVLHTVREPIVLLDRELKVQLHNPAFAELYGLEEDGSEVRPLDSIGAGAWSDAVVRQRLTDVLLRGRELWDYEHEQRTADDQVRTMLINARRMPLPDKDDEVVLMTVSDVTVQRAVQQRVEELNRQLEGKVEQVSEVNRELEAFSYSVSHDLRAPLRHIGGFSDKLARHLGDDADEKSLHYLGVISNSARRMAALIDDLLVYSRLGRAAMRMQAVDMQSLVADTRAMLDANVQSEAEETGVARHIEWKIAPLPILVSDENMMRQVWLNLLGNAIKYSSTRDPARIEVEYQQQPDGGHLFTVRDNGAGFDMAYAAKLFGVFQRLHKASEYPGTGIGLASVRRVLTRHGGRIWAESAVDQGASFHFLLPPALDAINKGSAA; the protein is encoded by the coding sequence ATGGCGCTGGCTTTCAGTGATGAAATCTGGGATCGGTGGCGTTTGCCGGCGTTGGCATTGGCCGCGGCGGCGATCATCGTGGTGCCATGGGTCACCCTGCGAAAACTGTCCGACGACAATGTCCAGGCCATGCGCTGGGTCACCCATACCCAGGACGTCGGTGTGGCGGTGTACCAGCTGCAGGCCGACGTGCGCGATGTGGAATCGGCCGCGCTGACGATGTCCAAGGGCATCGATGCCCCGGGCCTGCGTGAGCGCCTGGGCCAGTCCAAGGACATCCCGCTGCGCCTGCAGACGCTGGCCGAACTGACCCGCGACAATCCCGAACAGCTGGTGCGCATCGGCCGCATCCAGTCGATGGTCGAGCGGCGCATGGAGGTGGCCAAACAGTTGGCCAAGGCCTCGCCCAACTCCGACCAGCGCGAGCTGGTCCAGGACCTGACCACGCGCTACCCGATCCGCGGCCTGATCGAGGAACTGCAGGCCAGCGAAGAGAAGCTGCTCGCGCAGCGCACCGCGACCTTCCAGAAGCAGCAGCGCCAAGGCGAGTTCGTGTCATGGACTGCCCTGGCCATCCAGCTGGCCCTGTTGGGCCTGGTGCTGTGGCTGCTCTATCGCCAGGCCGGCCATCGTGCCGCCGCCGAGCGCGCCTCGCAGCGTTCGGCCGCGCGTGCGGCCTCGGTGCTGCACACCGTGCGCGAACCGATCGTGCTGCTGGACCGCGAACTGAAGGTGCAGCTGCACAACCCGGCCTTCGCCGAGCTCTACGGCCTGGAAGAGGACGGCAGCGAAGTGCGGCCACTGGACAGCATCGGTGCAGGCGCGTGGAGCGATGCGGTGGTGCGCCAGCGCTTGACCGACGTGCTGCTGCGCGGCCGCGAACTGTGGGACTACGAACACGAACAGCGCACCGCCGACGACCAGGTGCGCACCATGTTGATCAACGCCCGCCGCATGCCCTTGCCCGACAAGGACGATGAAGTGGTGCTGATGACGGTCAGCGACGTCACCGTGCAGCGCGCCGTGCAGCAGCGCGTGGAGGAACTGAACCGGCAGTTGGAAGGCAAGGTCGAGCAGGTGTCCGAAGTGAACCGCGAGCTGGAAGCCTTCAGCTACTCGGTCTCGCACGACCTGCGCGCCCCGTTGCGTCACATCGGTGGCTTCTCGGACAAGCTTGCGCGCCACCTGGGCGACGATGCCGACGAAAAGTCGCTGCACTACCTGGGCGTCATCTCCAATTCGGCGCGTCGCATGGCGGCGCTGATCGACGACCTGCTGGTCTACTCGCGGCTGGGCCGCGCGGCGATGCGCATGCAGGCGGTGGACATGCAGTCGCTGGTGGCCGACACCCGCGCGATGCTGGACGCCAACGTACAGAGCGAGGCCGAAGAGACCGGCGTGGCGCGCCACATCGAGTGGAAGATCGCGCCGCTGCCGATCCTGGTCTCCGACGAAAACATGATGCGCCAGGTGTGGTTGAACCTGCTTGGCAACGCCATCAAATACTCCTCCACCCGCGATCCGGCCCGGATCGAGGTGGAGTACCAGCAACAACCCGACGGCGGCCACCTGTTCACGGTGCGCGACAACGGCGCCGGTTTCGACATGGCCTACGCCGCCAAACTGTTCGGCGTGTTCCAGCGCCTGCACAAGGCCAGTGAATACCCCGGCACCGGCATTGGCCTGGCCAGTGTGCGCCGCGTGTTGACCCGCCACGGCGGCCGCATCTGGGCCGAGTCGGCCGTCGACCAGGGCGCCTCCTTCCACTTCCTGCTTCCTCCTGCGCTCGACGCAATCAACAAAGGCTCCGCCGCATGA
- a CDS encoding response regulator codes for MTALRTILLAEDSPADAEMAVDALKEARLANPIVHVEDGVEAMDYLLRRGAYANREEGLPAVLLLDIKMPRMDGLEVLKEIRNTDELKRLPVVILSSSREESDLARSWDMGVNAYVVKPVDVDQFFGAVQTLGKFWAVINQAPEVE; via the coding sequence ATGACCGCTCTCCGCACCATCCTCCTCGCCGAGGACAGCCCTGCCGACGCCGAGATGGCCGTCGACGCCCTGAAAGAGGCCCGCCTGGCCAACCCCATCGTGCATGTCGAAGACGGCGTGGAAGCGATGGACTACCTGTTGCGCCGTGGCGCCTATGCCAACCGCGAGGAAGGCCTGCCGGCCGTCCTGCTGCTGGACATCAAGATGCCGCGCATGGACGGCCTGGAGGTCCTCAAGGAAATCCGCAACACCGACGAGCTCAAGCGCCTGCCGGTGGTGATCCTGTCGTCCTCGCGCGAAGAAAGCGACCTGGCCCGCAGCTGGGACATGGGCGTGAACGCGTACGTGGTCAAGCCGGTGGACGTGGACCAGTTCTTCGGTGCCGTGCAGACCCTGGGCAAGTTCTGGGCCGTGATCAACCAGGCGCCGGAAGTCGAATAA